In Solanum lycopersicum chromosome 3, SLM_r2.1, the genomic stretch TGAGTATGTCTCTCTATTGAGCTTAACAGTCTATCCCACACTCTTCTTGCATAATTACATTGGATAAACATATGCTCTGCAGTTTCTTCATCCCTTTTACACATCACACATATCTTCTCTACTTCAATTCCCCACTGAGCTAGCCTATCTACTGTCATCAGCCTTTGGTTCAGCATGATCCACATTGTGATGTAAGCTTTGGGTCTTGCAGCATTGTTGAACATAAGGTTATTCCACTCTGGCTTTTGTTGTTCCCCTTTCATGTGTTCATACATTTGTCTAATCACCCCTTTATTCTTCCTTTGTTGTTGCTGGACTTGCTCCACACTTTGTTACAGACTCATGATCTTTTGTATCATCCAGCTTGCTTGTTTCCTCCTTTGCCACTCTCTTTGTCCCTTTATATAGTAAGTGTGAACCCATTTGATCCAGAGTTTATCCTCCTTGTTAGCTAGATCCCAGCACAATTTAGCAATCGCAACTCTATTCCATACTTTCATATTCATCAATCCTATGCCACCTTCACTTTTAGGACAACACACTTTCTCCCATGCTATCAAGGCCTTCTTTGTAACATCTCCAACCCTTGACCATAGGTAGCTTCTGCATAGTCCTTCGATCACTTTTATTATCTTAGCTGGTATGATAAATAATTGTGCCCAGTAAGATTGAACTCCAAACAAGACAGTTTTGATAAGTTGTGCTCTTCCAGCATATGACAGTTTTTTCGCTGTCCATGACTTAATTCTTGCCATGATCTTGTTAATGAGGGGATAACATTGTATTATGTTCAATTTCTTTGTTGAGAGGGGAACTCCCAAGTATTTgaaaggtagttcctccattaTATAGCCCATCTGCTGCACAATCTGTTGCTTTACTTCCATTTGCACTCCTCCACAGTAGATAGAACTTTTTGTAAGATTTGCTTGCAATCCTGAGGCTTGAGAGAAGTCTGAAAAGCATTTTTGTAGTATCTTGATAGAATCCAGATCCCCCCTTGAGAACAATAGAAGATCATCTGCAAAGCATAAGTGTGTGATATCCAGCTTAGAGCACTTGGGATGGTACTTgaaccttttttcttctttgagtCCTCTAAGTAATCTACTGAGATATTCCATTGCTATAGCAAACAAGAATGGTGACATAGGATCACCTTGTCTCAACCCTTTTGCTGCATCAAATCTCTGAGTGGTTTGCCCATTCACAACAATAGTGTAATTCACTGTTTTCACACACTTCATTACCCATTGAATAAACATGTCTGGGAATCCCAGCCCTCCCATTACTTGTTCTAAAAAACTCCATTCAACTGAGTCATAAGCTTTCTGCAAGTCTATCTTCATCATACTCCTAGGAGATATGTTCTTCCTTATATAAGACTTAACCATCTCATGAGCTAATATGATATTGTCTGCAATTTTCCTCCCTGGTATAAATCCAGCTTGACTTTCACAAATAATATCAGGCATAACATCATGCATTCTCTTTGTTATCAcctttgaaataattttatagatCACAGTACAACAAGCTATAGGTCTGAATTCCTTCACAGTTTTAGGACTTTGCACCTTTGGAATTAGAGACACAAGAGTACAGTTGAAAGGCTTAAACAATTTCCCTGTTGTGAAGAACTGTGTGACAGCTGTAATAACATCTTTCTTAACTATCTTCCATGTATGCTTAAAGAATAATGCATTATAGCCATCTATGCCTGGTGCCTTATCATTCCAAATAGACTTCAATGCTGCATAAATCTCTTGTTCTGTTACATCTGTGCATAGCTGAATTCTTTGTTGTCTTGATAACACTGGACCTCTCTTCATCACCTGAACATTGATAGCTGGAAGTTCCCCTGCTGAGGACCCCATAAGACTTTTATAGAATTTAACAAACTCCTCTTGAATCTCCTGAGGCTCATACACCATATGTCCATCTTGAGATAAAATACTCCTTATATTCTTCTTttgatttctttcttttatcacTGAGCTGAAATACTTATTGTTGGAATCTCCCAAAGTAATCCATCTAGCTCTTGCTTTTTGCCTTAAAGCATTTTCTTCTAGCATTGACCATTTTTCCAGCTGAATTAATAATTCCTTCTCTTTAATAACTAGATCATCTTGTGCCTGATTGTAAAGCTTCTCTTGCAGTTCTTTAAGTTCACTTCTTgccttctcaattttttttcctatgaATTGGAACTCCTTCTTATTCATTTGCCTCAAGACTGGCTGGAGGGCCTTCAGCTTATACCATATACCTCTCATTATATCATTTCCATATTCCTGTTTCCAGATTGTATCCACCATTTCCATAAAAGACTCATGTTCAATCCAcacattaaagaatttgaaTCCCACTCTGATCTGGTGATTACTTTGCTGTAGTAGTAAATGCATAGGATTATGATCTGATATACCTGGCATTCCATATTCTAGAACAGCATGACCCCATTTGTCCATCCAACAATCATTCCCAAAAGCTCTATCTATTCTACTGGCAATTCTGGCAGTACCAACCTGTTTATTTGTCCAGGTATAATAACTACCTCTCCACTGTATTTCAGTAACCCCTATATACTTAACACATTCTTCAAACTCCTTGATTTCATTCAGTGTAACAGGAACTCCATCTAGTCTATCTTGGGGAGATAAAGTAGCACTAAAGTCACCTATAATGAGCCAAGGATCTGAAACACTGTGAACCAGTATCTTCAAATCCATCCATAAACTTCTCCTCATTTCTGCAGTATTGTAACCATAGATTACTGTGATTCTAAACTGATACCCTTTGCTTCTTTCATTAACCTGA encodes the following:
- the LOC138347515 gene encoding uncharacterized protein, producing the protein MYEHMKGEQQKPEWNNLMFNNAARPKAYITMWIMLNQRLMTVDRLAQWGIEVEKICVMCKRDEETAEHMFIQCNYARRVWDRLLSSIERHTQVPMTWEQFVQWTIMHGKGKRSAAKMFKTVLAEGVYGLWKERNSRIFEHKSRSEEQLVNEIVYITIVRTNHLAVK